A genomic segment from Aliidongia dinghuensis encodes:
- a CDS encoding UxaA family hydrolase, whose amino-acid sequence MPPITIRLNPNDTVVVARVDLMAGTEIPGEGVKTAGFVPAGHKVAARPVAVGEPIRKYGQIIGFATQAIQVGEHVHTHNCAIGSFDRDYAFGADVHPTDFVPADQQAMFDGIVRPDGRVATRNYLGVVTSVNCSATVARRIAALLDREIKENWPGIDGAVAITHGTGCGMAAQGEPVDVLRRTLAGYARHPNFAGVLLLGLGCEANQIAGMVQSGGLKTGALLETMTIQESGGTQKTIEAGLARLKAMLPEAAKAKRVPVPASHLTLALQCGGSDGYSGITANPALGAAVDLLVRHGGTAVLSETPEIYGAEHLLTRRAQSRDVGEKLVERIKWWEDYTAINKGSMDNNPSPGNKAGGLTTILEKSLGAVAKGGSTNLTDVYKYAEPITAKGFVFMDTPGYDPVSATGQVAGGATMICFTTGRGSVFGCKPAPSLKLATNSALYRRMTDDMDINCGPITDGEVTVAEMGQRIFEHVLRAASGEPTKSEALGFGDDEFQPWQLGAVM is encoded by the coding sequence ATGCCGCCCATCACCATCCGCCTCAATCCGAACGACACGGTCGTGGTCGCGCGGGTGGACCTGATGGCCGGAACCGAGATCCCGGGCGAGGGTGTCAAGACCGCGGGCTTCGTGCCGGCCGGCCACAAGGTGGCGGCGAGGCCGGTCGCAGTCGGCGAGCCGATCCGGAAATACGGCCAGATCATCGGCTTCGCGACGCAAGCGATCCAGGTGGGCGAGCATGTCCACACCCATAATTGCGCGATCGGCTCGTTCGACCGCGACTACGCGTTCGGCGCCGACGTGCATCCGACCGACTTCGTACCGGCGGACCAGCAGGCGATGTTCGACGGCATCGTCCGGCCCGACGGCCGCGTCGCCACGCGCAACTATCTGGGCGTCGTGACCTCCGTCAATTGCTCGGCCACGGTTGCGCGCCGCATCGCCGCACTGCTCGACCGCGAGATCAAGGAGAATTGGCCCGGCATCGACGGTGCCGTCGCCATCACCCATGGCACGGGCTGCGGCATGGCGGCCCAGGGCGAGCCGGTCGACGTGCTGCGCCGGACCTTGGCCGGCTATGCGCGCCATCCGAATTTCGCTGGAGTGCTGCTCCTGGGCCTCGGCTGCGAGGCGAACCAGATCGCCGGCATGGTGCAGTCGGGCGGGCTTAAGACCGGGGCGCTCCTCGAAACCATGACGATCCAGGAAAGCGGCGGTACGCAGAAGACGATCGAGGCGGGCCTGGCACGGCTCAAGGCCATGCTGCCCGAGGCGGCGAAGGCGAAGCGCGTGCCGGTGCCGGCGAGCCACCTGACCTTGGCGCTGCAGTGCGGCGGCTCCGACGGCTATTCCGGCATCACGGCCAACCCGGCGCTGGGCGCGGCGGTCGACTTGCTTGTCCGCCACGGCGGCACGGCCGTGCTGTCGGAGACGCCGGAGATCTACGGTGCCGAACATCTCCTGACCCGCCGGGCCCAGAGCCGCGACGTGGGCGAGAAGCTGGTCGAGCGCATCAAGTGGTGGGAAGACTACACCGCCATCAACAAGGGCTCGATGGACAACAACCCGTCGCCCGGCAACAAGGCGGGCGGCTTGACGACGATCCTCGAGAAGTCGCTGGGCGCGGTCGCCAAGGGCGGCTCGACCAACCTGACCGACGTCTACAAATATGCCGAGCCGATCACGGCCAAGGGCTTCGTGTTCATGGACACGCCGGGCTACGACCCGGTCTCGGCCACCGGCCAGGTGGCGGGCGGCGCCACCATGATCTGCTTCACCACGGGCCGTGGTTCGGTGTTCGGCTGCAAGCCGGCGCCCAGCCTGAAGCTCGCGACCAACTCCGCGCTCTATCGTCGCATGACCGATGACATGGACATCAATTGCGGCCCGATCACCGACGGCGAAGTGACGGTTGCCGAGATGGGCCAGCGGATTTTCGAGCATGTGCTGAGGGCGGCGTCGGGCGAACCCACCAAGAGCGAGGCGCTGGGATTCGGCGACGACGAGTTTCAGCCCTGGCAGCTGGGCGCCGTCATGTGA
- a CDS encoding ABC transporter substrate-binding protein, with translation MKGKFGLALGFALSLLATTSLAEAAEGPVKIGVLTDMSSLYSDSGGKGSQIAAEMAVADFGGSVLGQKIEVIGADHQNKPDIGANIARDWYDTQGVDVIADVPNSAVALAVQQITRDKNKIFLISGGGTSDLTGKACSPNSIHWTYDTYALAHGTAGAMVKQGGDSWFFITADYAFGHALERDATEEITHEGGKILGTVNAPLNTTDFSSFLLQAQASKAKIVGLANAGGDTKTSVKQAHEFGLTNSGQKLAGLLVNIDDVHALTLDIAQGLIFTEGFYWDANDETRAFAKRFMAKDGLMPSAYQAGVYSAVLHYLKAVKAVESKDTQKVLAKMHATKVDDFFSHGGYIREDGRMVHDMYLLQAKTPAESKGEWDLDKVLRVMPGDEVFRPLKDGGCPLVKS, from the coding sequence ATGAAAGGGAAGTTCGGACTCGCCTTGGGATTCGCCCTGAGCCTGCTGGCGACGACGTCGCTCGCGGAGGCCGCGGAGGGGCCGGTCAAGATCGGCGTCTTGACCGACATGTCGAGCCTCTATTCGGACTCCGGCGGCAAGGGCTCGCAGATCGCGGCCGAGATGGCGGTCGCGGATTTCGGCGGCTCGGTGCTAGGCCAGAAGATCGAGGTCATCGGCGCCGACCACCAGAACAAGCCCGACATCGGCGCCAACATCGCGCGCGACTGGTATGACACCCAGGGCGTCGACGTCATCGCCGACGTGCCGAACTCGGCGGTGGCGCTCGCGGTCCAGCAGATCACCCGGGACAAGAACAAGATATTCCTGATCTCGGGCGGCGGCACGTCGGACCTGACCGGCAAGGCCTGCTCGCCCAACAGCATCCACTGGACCTACGACACCTATGCGCTGGCCCACGGCACGGCCGGCGCCATGGTGAAGCAGGGCGGCGACAGCTGGTTCTTCATCACCGCCGACTATGCCTTCGGCCATGCGCTCGAGCGCGACGCGACCGAGGAGATCACGCACGAGGGCGGCAAGATCCTGGGCACGGTCAACGCGCCGCTCAACACGACGGACTTCTCGTCCTTCCTGCTGCAGGCCCAGGCCTCCAAGGCGAAGATCGTCGGCCTCGCCAACGCCGGCGGCGACACCAAGACCTCGGTCAAGCAGGCCCATGAGTTCGGCCTGACCAACAGCGGGCAGAAGCTCGCAGGCCTGCTCGTCAACATCGACGACGTGCATGCCTTGACGCTCGACATCGCCCAAGGCCTGATCTTCACCGAGGGCTTCTATTGGGACGCCAACGACGAGACGCGCGCTTTCGCCAAGCGCTTCATGGCCAAGGACGGGCTGATGCCGTCAGCCTACCAGGCCGGCGTCTATTCCGCCGTGCTGCATTACCTGAAGGCGGTCAAGGCGGTCGAATCCAAGGACACCCAGAAGGTCCTGGCCAAGATGCACGCGACCAAGGTCGACGACTTCTTCTCCCACGGCGGCTATATCCGCGAGGACGGCCGCATGGTGCATGACATGTACCTGCTGCAGGCCAAGACGCCGGCCGAATCCAAGGGCGAATGGGATCTCGACAAGGTGCTCAGGGTCATGCCGGGCGACGAGGTGTTCCGGCCGTTGAAGGACGGCGGCTGCCCGCTCGTCAAGAGCTGA
- a CDS encoding DMT family transporter: MTKTSHGPLAWPGAPLALGSAVLFGASTPLAKLLLGAVDPWLLAGLLYLGSGAGLAFVHFGRRSLGIAPPETSLTRADLPWLAAVVVAGGAIGPVLLMVGLSTTPASSAALLLNLEGLATMGIAWLAFHENADRRILMGAAAILVGALLLSWQGAPSGSGSSGIGWGALAIMGACLAWGIDNNLTRRLSSADPVQIAMTKGLAAGAANLALALWHGAALPPAGPALSAAVVGFFGYGVSLVMFVLGLRHLGAARTGAYFSLAPFVGAVLGLVLFGEPLTARLLGAAVLMGFGLYLHLVEHHDHEHEHAELVHDHVHVHDEHHQHAHEPGTPAGEPHAHMHRHAPMIHRHPHYPDLHHRHAHPH, from the coding sequence ATGACGAAGACTAGCCACGGCCCCCTCGCTTGGCCCGGCGCGCCGTTGGCGCTCGGCTCGGCGGTCCTGTTCGGCGCCAGCACGCCGCTCGCAAAGCTGCTGCTCGGCGCGGTCGATCCGTGGCTGCTGGCCGGACTGCTCTATCTCGGGTCCGGGGCCGGGCTCGCGTTCGTGCATTTCGGACGACGCTCGCTCGGCATCGCCCCGCCGGAAACATCTCTCACCCGGGCAGACCTGCCCTGGCTCGCAGCCGTGGTCGTCGCCGGCGGCGCCATCGGCCCCGTGTTGCTGATGGTCGGCCTCAGCACCACGCCGGCGTCGAGCGCGGCCCTGCTGCTCAATCTCGAAGGCCTTGCGACCATGGGCATCGCCTGGCTCGCATTCCACGAGAACGCCGACCGCCGCATTCTTATGGGCGCTGCAGCGATTCTCGTGGGCGCCCTGCTGCTATCCTGGCAAGGGGCCCCAAGCGGCAGTGGCTCAAGTGGTATCGGCTGGGGCGCGCTCGCGATCATGGGCGCCTGCCTCGCCTGGGGCATCGACAACAACCTGACCCGGCGGCTGAGCTCGGCCGACCCGGTGCAGATCGCCATGACCAAGGGGCTGGCCGCCGGCGCGGCCAATCTCGCCCTGGCGCTCTGGCATGGTGCCGCATTGCCGCCAGCCGGCCCGGCGCTAAGCGCGGCCGTGGTTGGCTTCTTCGGCTACGGCGTGAGCCTGGTCATGTTCGTGCTCGGCCTCCGCCACTTGGGAGCCGCCCGGACCGGCGCCTATTTCTCGCTGGCGCCGTTCGTCGGTGCCGTCCTGGGCCTGGTTCTGTTCGGCGAACCGCTGACCGCCCGTCTCCTCGGCGCCGCTGTGCTGATGGGCTTCGGACTCTACCTGCATCTGGTCGAACACCACGACCATGAGCATGAGCATGCGGAGCTGGTGCACGACCACGTCCATGTGCATGACGAGCATCATCAGCACGCGCATGAACCCGGCACGCCGGCCGGCGAACCGCACGCCCATATGCATCGGCATGCCCCGATGATCCACCGGCATCCGCACTATCCGGACCTGCACCATCGGCACGCCCATCCGCACTGA
- a CDS encoding LysR family transcriptional regulator — MKQNFTVRQGALEGVETFLVVAKHRSFRRAAAALGVTPSAVSQAVRALEARIGAALLTRTTRSVGLTEAGQRFLERAAPAFDELVAASEVARDLGQRPAGLLRLAVPRAVVPLVLEPVIASFCQAYPEIELEIAASDEMVDLAAGGFDAGIRLGQFIAPDMVVVRLTPPFPLLVVGSPDYLRRRQRPERIDDLRSHACLRRRRSDGSIAPWHFIDGNKTVEAIVSGPLIAHDYPTLLGATMQGLGLAQVPCPLAQAPIADGRLQVLLAPFAVTTPGVFLYHPGKPQVLPKLRAFIEHIKYRGDDVPRHETIARRSGDVDRVESADPLYPPAGDPHGH; from the coding sequence ATGAAGCAGAACTTCACAGTCCGACAGGGCGCGCTCGAGGGCGTCGAGACGTTTCTCGTGGTGGCCAAGCACCGCAGCTTCCGCCGTGCCGCGGCGGCGCTCGGCGTGACGCCATCGGCCGTCAGCCAGGCCGTGCGGGCGCTCGAAGCACGGATCGGCGCGGCACTGCTCACGCGCACCACGCGCAGCGTCGGCCTGACCGAGGCGGGCCAGCGCTTCCTCGAACGTGCCGCCCCTGCCTTTGACGAGCTCGTCGCCGCCAGCGAGGTCGCACGCGACCTCGGGCAACGCCCCGCCGGGCTCCTGCGCCTCGCCGTTCCCAGAGCGGTCGTCCCGCTGGTGCTGGAGCCGGTGATCGCCTCCTTCTGCCAGGCCTATCCCGAGATCGAGCTGGAGATCGCCGCGAGCGACGAGATGGTGGATCTTGCGGCAGGCGGCTTCGACGCCGGCATCCGCTTGGGCCAGTTCATCGCGCCCGACATGGTCGTCGTGCGGCTGACGCCGCCGTTCCCGCTCCTGGTCGTCGGCAGCCCCGATTATCTCCGTCGGCGGCAGCGGCCGGAGCGCATCGACGATCTGCGCAGCCACGCCTGCCTGCGCCGGCGCCGCTCAGACGGGTCGATCGCACCCTGGCACTTTATCGACGGCAACAAGACGGTCGAGGCGATCGTCTCGGGGCCGCTGATCGCTCACGACTATCCGACACTGCTCGGGGCCACGATGCAGGGCCTGGGGCTGGCCCAGGTGCCGTGCCCCCTCGCCCAAGCGCCGATCGCCGACGGCCGGCTGCAAGTGCTGCTGGCCCCCTTCGCCGTCACGACGCCGGGGGTTTTTCTATACCACCCAGGCAAGCCCCAAGTGCTGCCGAAGCTCCGGGCGTTCATCGAGCACATCAAATATCGGGGCGATGACGTGCCGCGCCATGAGACAATTGCGCGGAGGTCGGGCGACGTCGATCGTGTGGAAAGCGCCGACCCGCTGTATCCGCCCGCTGGTGATCCGCACGGCCATTGA
- a CDS encoding class I SAM-dependent methyltransferase, whose amino-acid sequence MTDVLAGVRDHYRATGLTERLKAALATFGAEDQRLTPEQLGTLDQFHTRGLAATADLAKLAGITAAMSVLDVGSGVGGPARFLAATYGCRVTGVDLSEPFVDAARYLTERTGQSGQVSFETGSALELPFDDGRFDIVLLQHVAMNIADRARLYREIRRVLTSGGRFATFDVVMNGGEPHYPVPWARTPATSFLLTADATREAIEAAGFRTLASQDDTETGKTWFSALRASGPPPSPNLGVVMGPDFPQLAANLGRNLLEGRLGILTAVFEAGSANIG is encoded by the coding sequence ATGACTGATGTTCTTGCTGGCGTGCGCGACCACTACCGAGCGACAGGCCTGACCGAGCGGCTGAAGGCGGCGCTCGCGACGTTTGGCGCGGAGGACCAGCGGCTCACGCCGGAGCAACTGGGCACTCTCGACCAGTTTCACACCCGCGGGCTCGCCGCGACTGCCGACCTTGCCAAGCTCGCCGGGATCACCGCCGCCATGTCGGTGCTGGATGTCGGCTCCGGCGTCGGCGGGCCGGCCCGCTTTCTGGCGGCGACCTATGGCTGCCGGGTGACGGGAGTCGACCTCAGCGAGCCGTTCGTCGATGCCGCGCGCTACCTGACCGAGCGCACGGGACAGAGCGGGCAGGTGTCGTTCGAGACCGGCAGTGCGCTGGAGCTGCCCTTCGACGATGGTCGCTTCGACATCGTGTTGCTGCAGCATGTCGCGATGAACATCGCCGACCGGGCGCGGCTCTATCGCGAGATCCGGCGCGTGCTGACGTCAGGTGGCCGGTTTGCCACTTTCGACGTCGTGATGAACGGCGGCGAGCCGCATTATCCCGTCCCCTGGGCGCGCACGCCGGCGACGAGCTTTCTCTTGACCGCCGACGCCACGCGCGAAGCGATCGAAGCTGCCGGTTTCCGCACGCTGGCCTCGCAGGACGACACCGAGACCGGCAAAACCTGGTTCTCCGCGCTGCGGGCATCAGGGCCGCCGCCGTCGCCCAATCTCGGCGTGGTGATGGGTCCGGACTTTCCGCAGCTCGCTGCCAATCTGGGGCGAAATCTCCTGGAAGGACGGCTCGGCATTCTGACCGCCGTGTTCGAGGCCGGCTCGGCCAACATCGGATAG
- a CDS encoding MFS transporter has product MHANDRNRAWIMVVLLFIFMVINFADKAVIGIAAVPIMQELGLGPRQFGLVGSSFFLLFAVSSVATGFLVNRVETRWVLLAMGCIWALTQFPMIGSVGFETLVACRIALGTGEGPAGPVALHAIYKWFPNELRTLPTAVIVQGGAVGVLVALPLLNWVVVRWTWHWAFGSLGLAGLVWCALWLVFGREGALGNGEAEEAAQSPSRVGYAQLLLSPTILACWAAAFGANWVLSLALSWQGAYLIKGLGFAQGSIGFLGALPASSSAVAMLAAGWYSQRLLSRGVSSRLARGILGGLSVVLGGAALTMLPYVPGTPAKIALTTLGVALPSVIYVIGNAVVGEITPPAQRGALLAIGTAVASTAGLLAPYIMGSVVESAATPLDGFNTGFFMCGVIMLVGGAIAMAFVNPEREAKRWSGRLQPLTATL; this is encoded by the coding sequence ATGCACGCAAACGACCGCAACCGCGCTTGGATCATGGTCGTGCTGCTGTTCATTTTCATGGTGATCAATTTCGCCGACAAGGCGGTGATCGGGATTGCCGCCGTCCCAATCATGCAGGAGCTGGGACTCGGCCCGCGCCAGTTCGGGCTGGTCGGGTCCAGCTTCTTCCTGCTGTTCGCGGTCTCGTCGGTCGCGACCGGCTTCCTAGTCAACCGGGTAGAGACGCGCTGGGTGCTGCTGGCGATGGGCTGCATCTGGGCGCTGACCCAGTTTCCGATGATCGGCTCGGTCGGGTTCGAAACCCTCGTGGCCTGTCGTATCGCGCTCGGGACCGGCGAAGGTCCCGCAGGACCGGTGGCGCTGCATGCCATCTACAAATGGTTTCCGAACGAACTTCGCACCCTTCCGACCGCCGTCATCGTGCAAGGCGGTGCGGTCGGCGTCCTGGTGGCGCTGCCGCTGCTCAACTGGGTCGTCGTGCGTTGGACCTGGCATTGGGCCTTCGGCTCTCTCGGGCTAGCCGGCCTCGTTTGGTGCGCGTTGTGGCTCGTCTTCGGCCGCGAAGGGGCGTTGGGGAACGGAGAGGCAGAGGAGGCGGCACAATCACCCTCACGGGTCGGCTATGCCCAATTGCTGCTGAGCCCCACGATCCTGGCTTGCTGGGCGGCGGCGTTCGGCGCCAACTGGGTCCTGTCGCTGGCGCTCTCGTGGCAAGGCGCCTACCTGATCAAGGGGCTTGGCTTTGCACAAGGCTCGATCGGGTTCCTGGGAGCGCTGCCGGCCAGCAGCAGCGCGGTCGCGATGCTTGCAGCCGGCTGGTATTCGCAACGTCTGCTGTCGCGCGGCGTATCGAGCAGACTGGCGCGCGGCATCCTCGGCGGCTTGAGCGTCGTCCTTGGCGGCGCCGCCCTCACGATGTTGCCGTACGTTCCGGGCACCCCCGCCAAGATTGCCCTGACGACGCTCGGGGTGGCGCTGCCTTCGGTGATCTACGTCATCGGCAACGCCGTCGTCGGTGAAATCACCCCGCCGGCGCAACGCGGCGCGTTGCTCGCGATCGGCACCGCCGTCGCGAGCACAGCCGGTCTGCTCGCACCCTATATCATGGGTAGTGTTGTCGAGAGCGCTGCGACGCCGCTTGACGGGTTCAATACCGGCTTCTTCATGTGCGGCGTCATCATGCTGGTGGGCGGCGCCATCGCCATGGCGTTCGTGAACCCCGAGCGCGAAGCCAAGCGGTGGTCGGGACGCCTGCAGCCGCTCACCGCGACCCTATGA
- a CDS encoding epoxide hydrolase family protein produces MLIGSTSFTRRSVLAGMAAVGASSLIPAGVRAATDGSAIRPFHVHVPQAALDDLRRRLAATRWPDRETVPDDSQGVQLKVMQDLTHYWATQYDWRKAEARLNALPQFITEINGLDIHFIHVRSKHENALPLIVTHGWPGSVIEQLKIIDPLTNPTAHGGSAADAFHLVIPSIPGFGFSGKPTTTGWDPARTAKAWVVLMKRLGYTRFAAQGGDLGAIITEVMALQAPPELLGIHVNLPGTIPPDVAKALQAGDPPRADFSPDEKRAYEELQLAFGKRRAYAQMMATRPQTLYGLADSPVGLAAWIIDHGDGYAQPAASFTSALAGHTVNGHTAGALTRDDVLDDITLYWLTNTAVSSARFYWENKFSIYNAQNIDIPAAVSVFPGENYQAPKSWAEKSYHKLVYYNEVAEGGHYAAWEQPKLFAEEVRAGLRSLRT; encoded by the coding sequence ATGCTTATCGGATCAACGTCCTTCACCCGACGCAGCGTGCTCGCCGGCATGGCGGCCGTGGGCGCCTCGAGCCTCATTCCGGCGGGCGTGCGCGCCGCGACCGACGGCAGCGCCATCCGCCCCTTTCACGTCCACGTTCCGCAGGCCGCACTCGACGATCTGCGCCGGCGCCTGGCCGCGACCCGCTGGCCCGACCGGGAAACGGTCCCGGATGATTCGCAGGGCGTCCAGCTCAAGGTGATGCAGGACCTCACGCACTATTGGGCGACCCAATACGACTGGCGCAAGGCCGAGGCGCGGCTGAACGCGCTCCCGCAGTTCATCACCGAGATCAACGGGCTCGATATCCATTTCATCCACGTCCGCTCGAAGCACGAGAACGCGCTGCCGCTCATCGTGACGCACGGCTGGCCCGGCTCGGTCATCGAGCAACTGAAGATCATCGATCCGCTGACCAACCCCACGGCCCACGGCGGTAGCGCCGCGGACGCGTTCCACCTGGTAATACCGTCGATCCCGGGCTTCGGCTTCTCGGGCAAGCCGACCACGACCGGCTGGGACCCGGCCCGCACGGCAAAGGCTTGGGTCGTGCTGATGAAGCGTCTCGGCTATACGCGCTTTGCCGCCCAGGGTGGCGATCTGGGGGCCATCATCACGGAAGTGATGGCGCTGCAGGCCCCACCGGAGCTGCTGGGCATCCACGTCAATCTGCCCGGAACCATTCCTCCTGACGTTGCCAAGGCGCTCCAGGCCGGCGATCCGCCACGCGCCGACTTTTCGCCGGATGAAAAGCGCGCATATGAGGAGCTCCAGCTCGCGTTCGGCAAGCGGCGCGCCTATGCGCAGATGATGGCGACGCGCCCGCAGACGCTTTACGGGCTCGCAGACTCCCCCGTCGGCCTCGCGGCCTGGATCATCGACCACGGCGACGGCTACGCCCAGCCGGCGGCCTCGTTCACCTCGGCGCTCGCCGGCCACACGGTGAACGGACACACCGCAGGCGCCTTGACGCGCGACGACGTGCTCGACGACATCACGCTCTACTGGCTGACGAACACGGCCGTCTCTTCGGCTCGCTTCTATTGGGAAAACAAGTTCAGCATCTACAACGCCCAGAACATCGACATTCCGGCGGCCGTGAGCGTGTTTCCCGGCGAGAACTACCAGGCGCCGAAGAGCTGGGCCGAGAAGTCGTACCACAAGCTCGTCTATTACAACGAGGTCGCCGAAGGCGGGCACTATGCCGCCTGGGAACAGCCGAAGCTCTTTGCCGAAGAGGTCCGCGCGGGCCTGAGGTCGCTCCGCACGTAG
- a CDS encoding isochorismatase family cysteine hydrolase encodes MTETTYPREGTAFLLVDPYNDFLSEGGKVFPLIKPVADDIGLIDNLRRLDAAVRAAGIQVAIVPHHRWEPGDYEHWDHPSPSQRRIMQTHAFARGEWGGDWHPDFAPKPGDIVAQEHWGQSGFANTDLDMRLKQQGITHVIVVGLLANTCIESTARFAMELGYHVTLVRDATAALKPEMMHAAHELNGPTFAHAILTTAELIAALPQG; translated from the coding sequence ATGACCGAGACCACCTACCCCCGTGAAGGAACCGCCTTCCTCCTGGTCGACCCGTACAACGACTTCCTGTCCGAGGGCGGGAAGGTCTTCCCGCTGATCAAGCCGGTCGCCGACGACATCGGGCTGATCGACAACCTGCGCCGGCTGGACGCAGCCGTCCGCGCGGCGGGCATCCAGGTGGCCATCGTCCCGCACCATCGGTGGGAACCGGGCGACTACGAGCATTGGGACCATCCGAGCCCGTCGCAGCGGCGCATCATGCAGACCCACGCCTTCGCGCGCGGCGAATGGGGCGGCGACTGGCACCCCGACTTCGCACCGAAGCCGGGTGACATCGTTGCCCAGGAACACTGGGGGCAAAGCGGCTTCGCCAACACCGACCTCGATATGCGCCTCAAGCAGCAGGGCATCACTCACGTGATCGTGGTCGGACTGCTCGCCAACACCTGCATCGAATCGACCGCCCGCTTCGCCATGGAGCTGGGATATCACGTGACCCTGGTGCGCGACGCCACGGCAGCCCTCAAGCCGGAAATGATGCATGCCGCGCATGAGCTGAACGGCCCCACTTTCGCCCACGCCATCCTGACGACCGCCGAACTGATTGCGGCCCTGCCGCAGGGCTGA
- a CDS encoding winged helix-turn-helix transcriptional regulator, with protein MSENDSVADTLCPVFRAETIVGDRWTVLILRELFMRNHRFEEIQAQTGATPQMIATRLKRLEADGLVERRAYSKRPPRHEYHLTAKGEAFYPVVLALRAWGETWCKAPEEGRAVHYTHRTCGGAAGLGPVCESCGEPLSRADLIAELNPAYKAEREARWEVFKASR; from the coding sequence ATGAGCGAGAACGATTCTGTTGCCGACACCCTGTGCCCGGTCTTCCGCGCCGAGACGATCGTGGGCGACCGCTGGACAGTGCTGATCCTGCGCGAGCTGTTCATGCGCAATCATCGCTTCGAGGAGATCCAGGCCCAGACCGGGGCCACGCCGCAAATGATCGCGACGCGCCTCAAAAGGCTGGAGGCGGACGGGCTCGTCGAGCGGCGCGCCTACAGCAAGCGGCCGCCGCGGCACGAGTATCACCTGACGGCGAAGGGCGAGGCCTTCTATCCCGTGGTACTGGCGCTGCGCGCCTGGGGCGAGACCTGGTGCAAGGCGCCGGAGGAAGGCCGCGCCGTCCACTACACCCACCGAACCTGCGGTGGGGCGGCAGGGCTCGGCCCCGTCTGTGAAAGCTGCGGCGAGCCGCTCAGTCGCGCGGATCTGATCGCCGAGCTCAATCCCGCCTATAAGGCCGAGCGCGAAGCACGGTGGGAGGTGTTCAAGGCCAGCCGGTGA
- a CDS encoding PIN domain-containing protein codes for MPGSFFDTNVLVYLASADPVKADRAEQVIAVGGAISVQVLNELTQLARRKMQMPWADTRMFLAILRRLLTVHPLTPGTHDTGLALAERYGFSVYDAMIVASALHAGCDTLWSEDMQHGMALDEGLRIVNPFAGAA; via the coding sequence ATGCCCGGTAGCTTCTTCGATACCAATGTCCTGGTCTATCTCGCCTCTGCCGATCCGGTGAAAGCCGACCGGGCGGAGCAGGTGATCGCCGTCGGCGGTGCCATCAGCGTGCAGGTGCTGAACGAACTCACCCAGCTCGCGCGGCGCAAGATGCAGATGCCGTGGGCCGACACGCGCATGTTCCTCGCGATCCTGCGCCGCCTGCTGACGGTCCATCCCCTGACGCCCGGAACGCACGACACGGGGCTGGCGCTGGCCGAGCGATACGGTTTTTCCGTCTACGACGCCATGATCGTCGCGTCAGCCCTGCATGCCGGCTGCGACACGCTATGGTCCGAGGACATGCAGCACGGCATGGCGCTCGACGAGGGCTTGCGGATCGTCAATCCATTCGCGGGCGCAGCATAG
- a CDS encoding AbrB/MazE/SpoVT family DNA-binding domain-containing protein, translating to MQVAKWGNSLAVRLPAAVVEALDLREGDEIEVHVADARHFGIARKPGREELLQRLHAFRGRLPADFKFDRDEANAR from the coding sequence ATGCAGGTCGCGAAATGGGGCAACAGCCTCGCCGTCCGCCTTCCGGCCGCCGTGGTCGAGGCGCTCGACCTCAGGGAAGGCGACGAGATCGAAGTCCATGTCGCCGACGCGCGGCATTTCGGCATCGCGCGCAAACCCGGGCGCGAAGAACTGCTGCAGCGGCTGCATGCCTTCCGCGGCCGCTTACCGGCCGACTTCAAGTTCGACCGGGACGAGGCGAATGCCCGGTAG